In a single window of the Flavobacterium sp. W4I14 genome:
- a CDS encoding ATP-binding cassette subfamily F protein 3 (product_source=KO:K06158; cath_funfam=3.40.50.300; cog=COG0488; ko=KO:K06158; pfam=PF00005,PF12848,PF16326; smart=SM00382; superfamily=52540) produces MISINNLTFLIGSRALYDDANWHIKPGDRAGLIGANGTGKSTLLKIIVGEYAPSSGTVSMSKDLKIGYLNQDLLSYDSHHSILHVAMEAFERQNQLHDEIEELLKKIETDYSEEVLFKLSDKQQEFEALDGYNIEYRANEILAGLGFSTADQLRPLNTFSGGWRMRVMLAKILLQTPDILLLDEPTNHMDLPSIKWLENYLMGFEGAIVIVSHDRYFLDKIVNRTVESRKGKLTVYAGNYSFYVEEKALRGEIQKGEFKNQQAKIKQEERLIERFKAKASKAKMAQSRMKALDKMERIDDVDDDNPTVNFAFKFSKPSGRHVVRIEHANKSYPNVHILDDAEGVIEKGDKIALIGANGKGKSTLLRMIAGTEKFEGFCETGHNVTTTFFAQHQLESLHLENSILEELQAFAPKHSDTELRSILGCFLFTGDDVFKKIKVLSGGEKSRVALAKSLTTDSNFLILDEPTNHLDIQSVNILIQALDQFEGTFIAVSHDRYFLDNVANKIWFIEGGKIKQYPGTYAEYEEWNSKRIIPVAKPIPVKMPEKKEQPKVVTPNTANQLKKLNDELQKTEKLITELEQNVKNIEAELADENVYAKADKLAEANKRYLATKQELDASQNKWESLAAEIMELEG; encoded by the coding sequence ATGATTTCAATAAATAATTTAACCTTCCTGATTGGCTCAAGGGCCTTGTACGATGACGCGAACTGGCACATTAAACCTGGCGACAGAGCTGGTTTAATCGGCGCCAACGGAACAGGAAAATCAACACTTTTAAAAATAATTGTAGGCGAATATGCACCGAGTTCGGGTACTGTTTCCATGTCTAAAGACCTGAAAATTGGCTACCTAAACCAGGATTTACTTTCTTACGACTCTCACCATAGCATTTTGCATGTGGCCATGGAAGCTTTTGAGCGCCAAAACCAATTGCATGATGAGATTGAGGAACTGCTTAAAAAGATCGAAACGGATTATAGCGAAGAGGTTTTATTTAAATTAAGCGATAAACAGCAAGAGTTTGAAGCTTTAGATGGCTATAACATCGAATACAGGGCAAACGAAATTTTAGCTGGTTTAGGTTTTAGTACCGCAGACCAATTGCGCCCGTTAAATACCTTCTCCGGTGGTTGGCGTATGCGTGTAATGCTGGCTAAAATATTACTCCAAACACCTGATATCCTATTGCTGGATGAGCCTACCAACCACATGGATTTACCTTCCATTAAATGGTTGGAAAACTACTTAATGGGCTTTGAAGGTGCCATTGTAATCGTATCTCACGATAGGTACTTCTTAGATAAGATTGTAAACCGTACGGTCGAATCGCGCAAAGGAAAATTAACCGTATATGCGGGTAACTATAGCTTCTATGTTGAAGAAAAAGCTTTACGTGGCGAAATTCAAAAGGGCGAATTTAAAAACCAACAAGCTAAAATAAAGCAGGAAGAGCGTTTAATTGAGCGTTTTAAAGCGAAGGCGAGTAAGGCTAAAATGGCGCAATCGCGGATGAAAGCCTTAGATAAGATGGAGCGTATTGATGATGTAGATGATGATAATCCAACCGTAAATTTCGCTTTCAAATTTTCTAAACCATCAGGCAGGCACGTGGTGCGTATAGAACACGCCAATAAGAGCTATCCCAATGTGCACATTTTAGATGATGCAGAAGGCGTAATTGAAAAAGGTGATAAAATTGCCTTGATCGGTGCAAACGGTAAGGGTAAATCTACTTTATTGAGAATGATTGCCGGAACCGAAAAATTTGAAGGTTTCTGCGAAACCGGTCATAATGTTACCACCACTTTCTTTGCGCAGCACCAGTTAGAATCACTGCATTTAGAAAATTCGATTTTAGAAGAATTACAGGCATTTGCCCCAAAACATAGCGATACCGAATTACGTAGTATTTTAGGTTGTTTTCTTTTTACCGGCGACGATGTTTTCAAAAAAATCAAAGTGCTTTCAGGAGGGGAAAAATCGCGTGTGGCCCTGGCCAAATCATTAACAACAGATTCGAATTTCCTGATTCTGGATGAGCCTACCAACCACTTGGACATTCAATCGGTTAATATCCTAATCCAGGCTTTAGATCAGTTTGAAGGTACTTTTATTGCCGTATCTCACGATAGGTATTTCTTAGATAACGTAGCCAACAAAATCTGGTTTATCGAAGGCGGAAAAATTAAACAATACCCTGGTACTTATGCCGAATATGAAGAATGGAATAGCAAAAGAATAATTCCTGTAGCTAAACCCATTCCGGTTAAAATGCCTGAGAAAAAGGAACAGCCAAAAGTTGTTACGCCAAATACGGCAAACCAATTAAAAAAGCTGAACGACGAACTGCAAAAAACAGAAAAGCTGATTACCGAACTGGAGCAGAACGTTAAAAATATTGAAGCAGAATTGGCTGACGAAAATGTTTACGCTAAAGCCGATAAATTAGCTGAAGCCAACAAACGTTATTTAGCGACAAAGCAGGAGTTAGACGCAAGCCAAAATAAATGGGAAAGTTTAGCTGCAGAGATTATGGAGCTGGAAGGATAG
- a CDS encoding Rrf2 family protein (product_source=TIGR00738; cath_funfam=1.10.10.10; cog=COG1959; pfam=PF02082; superfamily=46785; tigrfam=TIGR00738) yields MNSSHFSISLHILTLLDQVKGQLLNSEYIAGSINCNPVLVRKELANLHKHGFVQSKEGKGGGSTLAKNSADINLGDVYRAVKQKSLLGESKNEPNPDCPVGRQITKHLNDLYDEAETALVKNLSSKTLKDFSAGFK; encoded by the coding sequence ATGAATAGCAGTCATTTTTCTATATCGCTTCACATCCTTACGCTCCTCGATCAGGTGAAGGGGCAGCTATTGAATTCTGAATATATTGCCGGAAGCATCAACTGTAATCCTGTTTTGGTAAGAAAAGAATTGGCCAACCTACATAAACATGGTTTTGTGCAGAGCAAGGAAGGAAAGGGTGGGGGTTCTACATTGGCGAAAAATTCTGCCGACATTAACCTGGGCGATGTTTATAGGGCGGTTAAGCAAAAAAGCCTGTTGGGCGAAAGCAAAAATGAACCTAATCCCGATTGCCCTGTAGGCAGGCAGATTACCAAACACCTAAACGATTTATATGATGAAGCCGAAACCGCTTTGGTGAAAAACCTTTCATCTAAAACATTAAAAGATTTTAGTGCGGGTTTTAAATAA
- a CDS encoding putative NADH-flavin reductase (product_source=COG2910; cath_funfam=3.40.50.720; cog=COG2910; ko=KO:K07118; pfam=PF13460; superfamily=51735), which translates to MKVALIGASGFVGKAILNELVSRGNEVIAIARDTAKIEDNNDKVSKIAVDVLDTEKLAAVLKGADAVVSAFNAGWTNPNLYNDTVQGAEAIQAAVKASGVKRYIFIGGAGTLEIDGRQIVDGPNFPAEYKPGATAVRDYFNTLKQEQELDWLFFSPAIEMHQGITTGRTGQYRLGKTSPVFNEEGRSILSVEDLAIVIADELENNAHHQEQFTAAY; encoded by the coding sequence ATGAAAGTAGCATTAATTGGAGCCTCTGGATTTGTAGGCAAAGCCATTTTAAACGAATTGGTAAGTCGTGGAAATGAAGTGATTGCCATTGCACGAGATACCGCTAAAATTGAAGATAACAATGATAAGGTAAGTAAAATCGCAGTCGATGTTTTAGATACTGAGAAATTAGCGGCGGTTTTAAAAGGTGCCGATGCAGTGGTAAGCGCTTTTAACGCAGGTTGGACCAATCCAAATTTATATAATGATACGGTACAGGGAGCAGAGGCTATTCAGGCTGCAGTAAAAGCTTCGGGCGTTAAACGTTATATTTTTATAGGTGGAGCAGGTACTTTGGAGATTGATGGTCGCCAAATTGTAGATGGACCAAACTTTCCTGCCGAATACAAGCCAGGTGCAACAGCAGTGAGAGATTATTTTAATACGCTAAAACAGGAGCAAGAATTAGATTGGTTATTTTTTAGTCCGGCTATTGAAATGCACCAGGGCATCACCACGGGTCGTACGGGACAATACCGCTTGGGTAAAACAAGCCCTGTTTTTAATGAAGAGGGCCGTTCTATTTTATCGGTAGAAGATTTGGCAATCGTTATTGCCGATGAGTTGGAGAATAACGCACACCACCAGGAGCAGTTTACGGCCGCATACTAA
- a CDS encoding dihydroorotate dehydrogenase (product_source=KO:K00254; cath_funfam=3.20.20.70; cog=COG0167; ko=KO:K00254; pfam=PF01180; superfamily=51395; tigrfam=TIGR01036): protein MITVPFSFFPLSSYLRAMYRLIKPIFFKFDPENVHYFVVKRLKWFNDKFPLGKTIIRSSFDVHIKGLEREVFGIKFRNPVGLAAGFDKNGEYVEPLSNLGFGFIEVGTVTPMPQPGNDKPRMFRLPNDEALINRMGFNNKGVDVMAERLRLLKDKHPDIVVGGNIGKNKATPNEDAVNDYIKCFDRLFDVVDYFVVNVSSPNTPGLRELQEKEPLKKILNTLQQRNRKNDISRPILLKIAPDLTDAQLDDIIEIVAETKIAGIIATNTTISRENLATEKDLTTQTGGLSGKPVKERATEVIRYLSEKSNKAFPIIGVGGIHSAKDAKEKLDAGASLVQLYTGFIYEGPGLIKSICKELV from the coding sequence ATGATAACTGTCCCATTTTCCTTTTTCCCATTAAGTTCTTATCTTCGTGCCATGTATCGCCTTATTAAACCAATATTCTTCAAATTTGACCCTGAAAACGTACATTATTTTGTAGTGAAGCGGTTAAAATGGTTTAATGATAAATTTCCGCTTGGTAAAACCATTATCCGTAGCAGTTTTGATGTACACATTAAAGGTTTAGAACGTGAGGTTTTTGGCATAAAATTCAGAAATCCTGTTGGGTTGGCCGCCGGATTTGATAAAAATGGAGAATATGTAGAGCCGCTTAGCAATTTAGGCTTCGGATTTATCGAAGTGGGTACGGTAACACCAATGCCACAACCCGGAAATGATAAACCCCGTATGTTCCGTTTACCTAACGATGAAGCTTTAATTAACCGGATGGGCTTTAATAATAAGGGCGTAGATGTAATGGCTGAGCGTTTGCGCTTGCTAAAAGATAAACATCCTGATATTGTGGTTGGTGGAAACATCGGTAAAAACAAGGCTACTCCAAATGAAGATGCAGTAAACGATTATATTAAATGTTTCGATCGCCTTTTTGATGTGGTCGATTATTTTGTGGTGAATGTAAGTTCGCCCAATACCCCGGGTTTGCGCGAGCTACAGGAAAAAGAACCGTTAAAAAAAATCCTCAATACTTTACAGCAACGAAATCGTAAAAACGATATTTCACGTCCGATTTTATTGAAGATTGCTCCCGATTTAACTGATGCGCAACTGGACGATATTATCGAGATTGTTGCAGAAACCAAAATTGCTGGCATTATTGCCACCAATACAACCATTAGCAGGGAAAATCTGGCTACTGAGAAAGACTTGACTACGCAAACCGGTGGTTTAAGCGGTAAACCTGTTAAAGAACGCGCTACAGAAGTAATCCGTTATCTTTCGGAGAAATCGAACAAAGCATTTCCAATTATCGGGGTAGGGGGTATCCATTCGGCAAAAGATGCCAAAGAAAAATTAGACGCTGGCGCTTCTCTAGTGCAGTTGTATACCGGTTTTATTTACGAGGGGCCAGGATTGATCAAAAGCATCTGTAAAGAGCTGGTTTAA
- a CDS encoding 3-methyladenine DNA glycosylase AlkD (product_source=COG4912; cath_funfam=1.25.40.290; cog=COG4912; pfam=PF08713; superfamily=48371) → METAKGKTMNLTETLSKLESLGEEKVRAMHIKNGARKNIFGVKMGDIRAIAKKIKTDHELALQLWETKNIDARLLAILILKPKALSAEQIEQMVASENFTWAADWFYNYIVKEYPDKEQFREKWMNSENIMLARAGWSLTSGRITRAPEGIDIPAILDRIEKEMPKVAPEIQWTMNTALAQIGINHPDYRERALSIGEKLGIYRDYPVSKGCTSPFAPIWINEMVSRQK, encoded by the coding sequence TTGGAAACAGCGAAAGGTAAAACCATGAATCTTACAGAAACTCTTTCAAAACTAGAATCGCTCGGCGAAGAAAAAGTCCGCGCCATGCATATTAAGAATGGTGCCAGAAAAAATATTTTTGGCGTTAAAATGGGCGACATTAGAGCGATAGCCAAAAAGATCAAAACCGATCATGAGCTGGCACTTCAACTCTGGGAAACTAAAAATATTGATGCCCGATTGCTGGCTATCTTAATCCTTAAACCAAAAGCGCTATCTGCAGAACAGATTGAGCAAATGGTAGCTTCAGAAAATTTTACCTGGGCAGCTGATTGGTTTTATAATTACATCGTTAAAGAATATCCTGATAAGGAACAATTCAGGGAAAAGTGGATGAATTCAGAAAATATTATGCTGGCCCGTGCAGGCTGGAGCTTAACCAGCGGACGCATAACCAGAGCTCCTGAAGGAATAGACATCCCGGCAATTCTTGATCGGATTGAAAAAGAAATGCCAAAAGTAGCACCAGAAATCCAATGGACGATGAATACCGCATTGGCTCAGATTGGAATTAACCATCCTGATTATAGAGAAAGAGCTTTGTCCATCGGCGAAAAACTTGGCATTTACCGCGATTATCCTGTTTCTAAAGGCTGTACTTCTCCATTTGCACCAATCTGGATTAATGAAATGGTGAGTCGGCAGAAGTAG
- a CDS encoding TrmH family RNA methyltransferase (product_source=KO:K03437; cath_funfam=3.30.1330.30,3.40.1280.10; cog=COG0566; ko=KO:K03437; pfam=PF00588,PF08032; smart=SM00967; superfamily=55315,75217) → MLSKSQISFIKSLHQKKYRKEHGLFIVEGIKSIKEFFQSSYQIHTIFYNSEQYNLLPKLPANINLFEVKNAELDKISTLQTPQGFLALIHIPKNRELALTALKNQFTLVLDGVQDPGNMGTIIRTADWFGFKNIICSADCVEVFNPKTVQATMGSLARVNIYEADLPALLEKNTIPVFGALLDGESIYKTQWGAEGLVILGNEGKGISAEVIKKINKPVTIPRIGEAESLNVAVSAAIFCAELVRVRN, encoded by the coding sequence ATGCTTTCAAAATCACAGATTAGTTTTATAAAGTCGTTACATCAAAAAAAATACCGTAAAGAACATGGTTTATTTATTGTTGAAGGTATAAAATCCATAAAAGAATTTTTTCAGTCAAGCTACCAGATCCATACTATATTTTACAACAGCGAACAATACAATTTGTTACCCAAATTGCCTGCAAATATAAACTTATTTGAAGTAAAGAACGCCGAATTAGATAAGATTAGTACGCTGCAAACGCCACAAGGTTTTTTAGCGCTCATTCATATCCCAAAAAACAGAGAATTAGCATTAACAGCGCTAAAAAATCAGTTCACTTTGGTTTTAGATGGCGTTCAGGATCCAGGTAATATGGGTACCATTATCAGAACGGCAGATTGGTTTGGCTTTAAAAACATCATCTGCTCTGCCGACTGTGTAGAAGTATTCAATCCAAAGACCGTACAGGCCACAATGGGTTCGTTGGCGCGGGTAAATATTTATGAAGCAGATCTGCCAGCCTTGTTGGAGAAAAATACCATCCCTGTATTTGGGGCCTTGTTAGATGGCGAATCGATTTACAAAACGCAATGGGGAGCAGAAGGATTGGTGATTTTGGGCAATGAAGGAAAGGGAATATCGGCAGAAGTGATCAAAAAAATAAATAAACCGGTAACCATTCCGAGAATTGGCGAGGCCGAATCGTTAAACGTGGCGGTAAGCGCGGCAATCTTTTGTGCTGAGTTAGTGCGAGTTCGAAATTAA
- a CDS encoding outer membrane protein insertion porin family (product_source=KO:K07277; cog=COG4775; ko=KO:K07277; pfam=PF01103; superfamily=81301) has protein sequence MILKAYQNSINIKLKSTAILLFIIVLIQACSSTKYIADYQSIVKKVTIDSVDAKFEEQAYNYVQKDIRPASKLSINVPLYNFFNTKDGRYKTSDIKPFGTPPAILDSTLVEISRTQIQRFLKSKGYRQAEVTAAIKVADKKAEVIFSAKPGPAYFIDKLSDSIANGSIKSLYESNKANITHLHRGMQYDEDSLTYEREQIHRIMKENGYFYFLRPYVNFDVYGAEASSKTNKIDLNLNVTDPADGPHKQFNIGYTHMIIAPNPDGFPDSVRYKLNKDTVNGIIFTDFSKRYRRNPIVRYDFLKQGELYDIRNENLTYDRLYELNIFKNVKIDYFRRDSTSNRVNAVIQLIPQKVMSNRVEGEVPFNGGTVGFNISNTYTNNNLFRGAERFELQVKGGLQSRIGNGAKVFSDIYQRDFSISASITVPRLMIPFYNPTLGGNGMPHTTFSSSYIYALQKDVSVRRIFINSITYDWVETKSKLHSFTPLNFEYRFGNLDPNVDPNTVLNNLYYSTLLGRKDLTLGMKYTYTLNANKLNEFRSFVYLRAGIDIAGNMLQGISKLTGSKHDPANDDPAKILGLPFNQYTRPEVDIRWYKHLGGERQFVARLNAGVAYAYGNSVSTGIPFEKQFFAGGSNGVRAWQARTIGPGNYDRGLLRSDTLRRAFYGLDQLGTMRIETNFEYRFTVAKKFFGATLKGAAFVDIGNVWNLRKGESILAASPALDEQTVFKLSKFAQQLAVGTGLGLRYDVQYFVFRFDVGLKLKDPQFMGSDQWVISKFLSGARDFKNSYNATHGPDTYRFLQYNFGIGMPF, from the coding sequence GTGATTTTGAAAGCATACCAAAACTCAATAAATATTAAACTGAAAAGCACTGCAATATTACTATTTATTATTGTTTTAATTCAGGCCTGCTCATCAACTAAATACATTGCCGACTATCAATCGATAGTGAAAAAGGTTACTATTGATAGTGTTGATGCTAAATTTGAAGAACAGGCTTACAATTATGTTCAGAAAGATATCCGACCAGCATCTAAGTTGAGTATCAATGTGCCTTTGTACAATTTCTTCAATACAAAAGATGGTCGGTATAAAACCAGTGATATTAAACCCTTTGGCACACCGCCTGCCATTCTTGATAGTACTTTGGTAGAAATTTCAAGAACACAGATACAGCGGTTTTTAAAAAGCAAAGGTTACCGCCAGGCTGAAGTTACTGCTGCTATCAAAGTGGCCGATAAAAAGGCTGAAGTTATTTTTAGCGCTAAACCGGGGCCAGCATATTTTATAGATAAACTAAGCGATTCGATTGCTAATGGAAGTATTAAAAGCCTTTACGAATCGAATAAGGCTAATATCACACATTTGCACAGAGGCATGCAATATGATGAGGACTCTCTAACCTACGAGCGGGAACAGATTCACCGGATCATGAAAGAGAACGGTTATTTCTATTTTTTGAGACCTTATGTGAATTTCGATGTTTACGGCGCAGAGGCAAGCTCTAAAACCAATAAAATAGATTTAAACTTAAATGTTACTGATCCGGCTGATGGGCCGCATAAACAGTTTAATATTGGCTATACGCATATGATTATTGCGCCAAATCCAGATGGTTTTCCAGATTCCGTTCGCTATAAATTGAACAAAGATACGGTAAACGGGATCATCTTTACCGATTTCTCTAAGCGGTACAGGCGTAATCCGATCGTACGGTACGACTTTTTAAAGCAAGGTGAACTTTATGATATCCGAAACGAAAACCTCACTTACGATCGTTTATACGAACTTAACATTTTTAAAAATGTGAAGATCGATTATTTTAGAAGAGATAGCACTTCGAATAGGGTAAATGCAGTAATCCAATTGATTCCACAAAAGGTAATGAGTAACCGTGTGGAAGGTGAGGTGCCATTTAACGGCGGTACAGTAGGATTTAATATCAGTAATACCTATACCAATAATAACCTGTTTCGGGGAGCTGAAAGGTTCGAGCTGCAGGTTAAAGGTGGTTTGCAATCGCGGATTGGTAATGGAGCCAAAGTTTTTAGCGATATATATCAGCGCGATTTTTCGATCAGTGCCAGTATTACGGTGCCAAGGTTGATGATTCCCTTTTATAATCCTACACTAGGGGGCAACGGAATGCCGCACACTACTTTTTCGAGCAGTTATATCTATGCCTTACAAAAAGATGTTTCGGTAAGAAGGATTTTCATCAATTCCATTACCTACGATTGGGTGGAAACCAAATCTAAGCTACACTCCTTTACGCCGTTAAACTTTGAATACCGTTTTGGTAATCTTGATCCCAATGTAGATCCGAATACCGTGCTTAATAACCTATATTATTCTACCTTACTTGGGCGGAAGGATTTAACCCTAGGCATGAAGTATACGTATACCTTAAATGCAAATAAACTGAACGAGTTTAGGTCTTTTGTTTATTTAAGAGCTGGGATAGATATTGCTGGTAATATGTTGCAGGGCATTTCTAAACTCACGGGATCCAAGCATGATCCCGCTAACGATGATCCGGCAAAAATATTAGGTTTGCCTTTTAACCAATATACCCGGCCAGAAGTAGATATCAGGTGGTATAAACATTTAGGGGGTGAAAGACAATTTGTTGCCCGATTAAATGCTGGTGTTGCCTATGCTTATGGCAATTCGGTGTCTACAGGAATTCCTTTCGAGAAACAGTTTTTTGCGGGAGGATCAAACGGTGTAAGGGCGTGGCAGGCCAGAACCATTGGACCTGGGAACTATGATAGAGGACTTTTAAGAAGTGATACTTTACGGAGGGCTTTTTATGGTCTCGATCAGCTTGGAACCATGCGGATTGAAACCAACTTCGAATATCGCTTTACTGTTGCCAAGAAATTTTTTGGTGCCACTTTAAAAGGGGCAGCTTTTGTAGATATTGGTAATGTTTGGAATCTCCGAAAGGGGGAATCAATACTTGCTGCAAGCCCAGCACTTGACGAACAAACGGTGTTTAAATTAAGCAAATTTGCTCAACAGCTTGCCGTTGGTACGGGTTTAGGCTTAAGGTATGATGTGCAATATTTTGTTTTCAGGTTTGATGTGGGATTGAAGCTTAAAGACCCTCAGTTTATGGGATCAGACCAGTGGGTAATCAGCAAATTTTTATCCGGGGCCAGAGATTTTAAAAATAGCTATAACGCCACACACGGGCCTGATACCTATCGTTTTCTACAGTACAACTTTGGGATTGGTATGCCATTCTAA
- a CDS encoding 2'-5' RNA ligase (product_source=COG1514; cath_funfam=3.90.1140.10; cog=COG1514; pfam=PF13563; superfamily=55144), with protein MENLFLVCLVPPVSVVEDIDEIRTYISEKFNVHESLKRPAHITLYPPVKLSAYDAEKRFFKALADASFSEPFTQVLRNFNSFLEHTFYLDVEQNEGLMSLEKQITKALQPLKLIEKKEKFNPHLTLAFRDIKPPIFKQLSAEFKDRKFKREFPVSSFSVYKYMDKRWQPFKEFSFKDPNTKPKALSLFG; from the coding sequence ATGGAAAATCTATTTTTAGTGTGTTTAGTCCCTCCTGTTTCTGTTGTAGAAGACATAGACGAGATTAGGACATACATTTCAGAGAAATTTAATGTGCATGAATCATTAAAACGGCCTGCCCACATCACCTTATACCCTCCGGTTAAACTCTCGGCTTACGATGCAGAAAAAAGATTTTTTAAAGCTTTAGCAGATGCCTCTTTCAGCGAACCATTTACACAGGTACTCCGAAACTTCAATTCATTTCTGGAGCATACCTTTTACCTTGATGTTGAACAAAATGAGGGCTTAATGAGCCTGGAAAAACAGATTACTAAAGCATTACAACCATTAAAACTGATAGAGAAAAAAGAAAAATTCAATCCACATTTAACTTTAGCGTTTAGAGATATAAAACCACCTATTTTCAAACAGCTTTCTGCCGAATTTAAAGACCGGAAATTTAAACGCGAGTTCCCGGTTTCATCCTTTTCTGTTTACAAATACATGGATAAAAGATGGCAGCCCTTTAAAGAATTTTCATTTAAGGATCCAAATACCAAACCTAAAGCATTAAGCCTTTTCGGTTAA
- a CDS encoding hypothetical protein (product_source=Hypo-rule applied; superfamily=50729) encodes MSSLRSVIFVPRNDGKFIKFVFFLKSKAVVFQLYQSRPLLNPDKIIIIINHLKSGYAVGRVYFATDSSTVVAP; translated from the coding sequence ATGAGCTCACTTCGTTCGGTTATCTTCGTGCCTCGCAATGACGGCAAGTTCATTAAATTTGTTTTCTTTTTGAAAAGCAAGGCTGTGGTGTTTCAGTTATACCAGTCCCGCCCTTTGCTTAATCCTGATAAAATCATAATAATAATAAATCATCTCAAATCGGGATACGCTGTCGGTCGGGTTTATTTTGCCACGGATAGCAGTACGGTTGTAGCCCCCTAA
- a CDS encoding hypothetical protein (product_source=Hypo-rule applied; cleavage_site_network=SignalP-noTM; superfamily=50814; transmembrane_helix_parts=Inside_1_4,TMhelix_5_24,Outside_25_111,TMhelix_112_134,Inside_135_138,TMhelix_139_156,Outside_157_176): MKRILLLLSLCLIGFFSHAQTAAINNFLVKENLLKNNKLAIIAADSLNNPNENINGTYTFSVSGFTQVLKFNDGIAVLPLPIDKSTFVYIKHQNDSGTHSKLVYVYKKDTDLSPYAINSLWLFIIPIILIIIAFAFRKLIIFVVIVFLVFVYFNHSNGLNFSTFFESIFDGLKNLV; this comes from the coding sequence ATGAAACGAATCTTACTCTTGCTTTCGCTGTGTTTAATCGGGTTTTTCAGCCATGCACAAACCGCAGCAATCAATAATTTTCTGGTAAAAGAAAATTTGCTTAAAAACAATAAACTGGCCATAATAGCCGCCGATTCATTAAACAACCCCAACGAAAATATAAACGGAACCTACACCTTTAGTGTAAGTGGTTTTACACAGGTATTGAAATTTAACGATGGCATAGCCGTGCTACCTTTACCAATTGATAAATCTACTTTCGTTTACATCAAACATCAAAACGACTCTGGCACGCACAGCAAACTGGTGTATGTGTATAAAAAAGATACCGATTTAAGTCCGTATGCTATAAATAGTTTATGGCTTTTCATCATTCCGATTATACTGATAATCATTGCCTTTGCCTTCCGCAAACTGATCATATTTGTAGTCATTGTTTTTCTGGTATTTGTGTATTTTAACCACAGCAATGGCTTAAACTTTTCTACGTTTTTCGAAAGTATATTTGATGGGTTAAAAAACCTCGTCTGA